A genomic window from Candidatus Denitrolinea symbiosum includes:
- a CDS encoding peptidase M20 family, translating into MENDRQNHITERVIELAVQIQQIPAPTFDERERAEFVRARFLAEGLLDVGTDAAGNVFGRIPGGDAPPLVVSAHLDTVFPRGTDLRLTRDPERIHGPGIGDNSVGVAALLGLVWKLRERGARLPGDLWLAANTCEEGLGDLRGMKAVVERFGAGVTAYLVVEGMALGHVYHRAMAVQRYRVSARTAGGHAWSDYGQPSAVHELANLAARIAALSLSTSPRTTLNVGTISGGTSINTIAAEAAFELDLRSESTLALANLVAGVDALVEAANRPGVRVEAESIGRRPGGEIPASHPLVQCAVECLRAQGIEASLIGGSTDANAPISRGLPALVMGVTTGGGAHTSAEFVDVAPLARGLNALADFAEKAFAVRR; encoded by the coding sequence ATGGAAAACGACCGGCAGAATCATATAACCGAGCGCGTGATCGAACTGGCTGTCCAAATCCAGCAGATCCCCGCGCCGACCTTCGACGAACGCGAGCGCGCGGAATTCGTGCGCGCCCGGTTCCTCGCGGAAGGTTTGCTGGATGTCGGAACCGACGCGGCTGGCAACGTCTTCGGGCGGATTCCCGGCGGGGACGCGCCGCCGCTGGTCGTCAGCGCGCACCTCGACACCGTGTTCCCGCGCGGGACCGACCTGCGCCTCACGCGCGACCCGGAGCGGATCCACGGCCCAGGCATCGGCGACAACTCGGTGGGCGTCGCGGCGCTCCTCGGCCTCGTGTGGAAACTACGCGAGCGCGGCGCCCGCCTGCCGGGCGATCTCTGGCTGGCGGCAAATACCTGCGAAGAAGGTCTCGGCGACCTGCGCGGCATGAAGGCTGTTGTGGAGCGCTTCGGCGCGGGCGTGACGGCCTACCTCGTCGTCGAGGGGATGGCGCTGGGACACGTCTACCATCGTGCGATGGCGGTGCAGCGTTACCGCGTCTCCGCGCGGACGGCGGGCGGGCACGCCTGGTCGGATTACGGCCAGCCTTCGGCGGTGCATGAACTGGCGAATCTCGCGGCGCGCATCGCGGCGCTGTCCCTGTCAACTTCGCCGCGCACGACGCTGAACGTGGGGACGATCTCCGGCGGGACTTCGATCAACACCATCGCGGCGGAGGCCGCGTTCGAATTGGACCTGCGCTCCGAATCCACGCTGGCGCTGGCGAATCTCGTCGCGGGCGTGGACGCGCTCGTCGAAGCCGCGAACCGCCCCGGCGTCCGCGTGGAGGCGGAGTCGATCGGACGGCGGCCGGGCGGGGAGATCCCCGCGTCGCATCCGCTCGTCCAATGCGCGGTCGAATGTCTGCGCGCGCAGGGAATCGAGGCGAGTCTCATCGGCGGTTCGACGGACGCGAACGCGCCCATCAGCCGCGGCCTGCCCGCGCTGGTGATGGGCGTGACGACCGGCGGCGGCGCGCACACGTCCGCCGAATTTGTGGATGTGGCGCCGCTGGCGCGGGGACTGAACGCGCTGGCCGATTTTGCGGAGAAGGCGTTTGCGGTGAGACGATGA
- a CDS encoding histidine triad nucleotide-binding protein has product MSDCIFCKIVQGEFKSDLVHRDEHVTVFRDIRPAAPTHLLIVPNRHIASVNDLEKSDAALVGHMFVVAKQVAAQQGLAESGYRLIVNTGAEGGQTVFHLHLHLLGGRQMLALG; this is encoded by the coding sequence ATGAGCGACTGCATCTTCTGTAAAATCGTGCAAGGCGAGTTCAAATCAGACCTGGTCCACCGCGACGAGCATGTGACCGTCTTCCGCGACATCCGTCCCGCCGCGCCGACTCACCTCCTCATCGTCCCCAACCGCCACATCGCCTCGGTCAACGACCTGGAGAAATCCGACGCGGCGCTGGTCGGACACATGTTCGTCGTCGCGAAGCAGGTCGCCGCGCAGCAGGGACTCGCCGAGAGCGGCTACCGTCTCATCGTCAACACCGGCGCGGAGGGCGGGCAGACCGTCTTCCACCTGCACTTGCATCTGCTCGGCGGACGTCAGATGCTGGCGTTGGGATAA
- a CDS encoding DNA-binding response regulator, whose product MAKQRILLVDDHEVVRLGLKSLLERHPQFDVIGEAGSAREALEQVNSLQPDVVVMDIRLPGVSGIEACEEIVNRHPNTKVIMLTSYAEDEMLFSAIRAGASGYILKQIGSEDLVKALEAIGRGEALLDPAVTQRVFQEVRRAVKEEEASAFAHLSQQEKHVLLLVSEGKTNREIAKNLFLGEGTVRNYVSSILSKLGMNNRAEAAAYAVEHNLREYIAT is encoded by the coding sequence ATGGCAAAACAACGCATCCTGCTCGTGGACGACCATGAGGTGGTGCGGCTGGGATTAAAATCCCTGCTGGAACGGCACCCCCAGTTCGACGTTATCGGCGAAGCCGGCTCGGCGCGCGAAGCGCTGGAACAGGTCAACAGCCTCCAGCCCGACGTGGTGGTGATGGACATCCGCCTGCCGGGAGTTTCAGGGATCGAAGCCTGCGAGGAGATCGTCAACCGCCACCCCAACACCAAAGTCATTATGCTGACCTCCTACGCGGAGGATGAAATGCTCTTCTCGGCCATCCGCGCCGGGGCTTCGGGCTACATCCTCAAGCAGATCGGGAGCGAGGACCTGGTCAAGGCGCTCGAGGCGATCGGACGCGGCGAGGCGCTGCTCGATCCCGCGGTGACCCAGCGCGTCTTCCAGGAAGTCCGCCGCGCGGTCAAGGAGGAGGAGGCCTCGGCTTTCGCGCATCTCAGCCAGCAGGAGAAGCACGTTCTGCTGCTGGTCTCCGAGGGCAAGACCAACCGCGAGATCGCCAAGAACCTGTTCCTCGGCGAGGGGACGGTACGGAACTACGTCAGCAGTATCCTTTCCAAACTCGGCATGAACAACCGCGCCGAGGCCGCGGCCTACGCGGTGGAACACAACCTGAGGGAATACATCGCCACGTAA
- a CDS encoding DNA methylase, producing MRKVKEQAQIAYSIKQKKLQDTARENSSQAAKLNLDQILNGDCLELLSTFPDNVIDLIVFSPPYDGIRDYKKNWSFDFEKLGKHLYRITKDGGAAIVVIGDGTKNFAKSLTSFRLAVNWVDEAGWKLFESVIYKRDGNPGAWWNQRFRVDHEYILIFFKGDRPKTFHKEHLMVPSKHAGKIYSGTDRLTNGGFKTIEPKAVNPMKCRGTVWQYSTSNTEGNRLKLQHPATFPDKLAEDLILCFSEPGDVVLDPMCGSGTTCVMAHNNDRKYIGIEVSNEYCEIARRRIESEFRSQQKLF from the coding sequence ATGAGAAAAGTAAAAGAACAAGCCCAAATTGCATATTCCATCAAACAAAAAAAATTACAGGATACGGCTCGTGAAAACAGCAGTCAGGCCGCCAAATTAAACCTGGATCAAATTTTAAATGGCGATTGTTTGGAACTGCTTTCAACTTTCCCTGATAATGTCATAGATCTAATCGTTTTTTCCCCGCCCTATGATGGAATTCGAGATTATAAAAAAAATTGGTCTTTTGATTTCGAAAAGCTCGGCAAACATCTATACAGGATCACAAAGGACGGCGGAGCGGCTATTGTGGTTATCGGCGATGGGACAAAGAACTTTGCAAAATCGCTCACGTCATTTCGACTGGCTGTCAATTGGGTGGACGAGGCCGGGTGGAAACTTTTTGAAAGCGTGATATATAAACGTGATGGCAACCCGGGCGCATGGTGGAATCAGCGTTTTCGAGTGGATCATGAATATATTTTGATTTTCTTCAAGGGAGATCGCCCCAAGACTTTTCATAAAGAACACCTTATGGTGCCTAGTAAACATGCAGGTAAAATCTATTCGGGAACGGATAGGCTGACAAACGGCGGTTTCAAAACGATCGAGCCAAAAGCAGTAAACCCGATGAAATGTCGGGGGACGGTCTGGCAATATTCAACGAGCAATACGGAAGGCAATCGGTTAAAGCTTCAACATCCCGCTACATTTCCAGACAAACTTGCCGAGGATCTGATCTTATGCTTTTCTGAACCGGGCGATGTTGTTTTGGATCCCATGTGCGGTAGCGGTACAACATGCGTCATGGCGCACAACAACGATCGCAAATATATCGGAATTGAGGTTAGCAACGAATATTGTGAGATCGCGCGCAGGCGGATCGAGAGTGAGTTTCGATCCCAGCAAAAGTTGTTTTAA
- a CDS encoding SAM-dependent methyltransferase, with protein sequence MTERDFDKAALRGEPSYVWRAGQDRRLAMILRAAGARARGRVLENGCGVGMYVEKLAALGGTVFGLEYDFARAAEARTRSPRILNAAGERLPFPSESFDLILSHEVLEHVQDDREAAREMIRVLYPGGRAVIFCPNRGYPFETHGIYWRGRYKFGNIPLVNYLPRAWRDRLAPHVRVYSRRDLEKLFTGLPVRFVERTVVFGAYDNIIARFGAFGKFLRGVLQFLEKTPLRGLGLSHFWVVEKI encoded by the coding sequence ATGACGGAGCGCGATTTCGACAAGGCCGCGCTGCGCGGCGAACCCTCGTATGTGTGGCGCGCCGGACAGGACCGCCGCCTGGCGATGATCCTGCGCGCGGCGGGGGCGCGCGCCCGCGGGCGCGTCCTGGAAAACGGCTGCGGCGTGGGGATGTATGTGGAGAAGCTCGCGGCGCTCGGCGGGACGGTGTTCGGGCTGGAGTACGACTTCGCCCGCGCGGCCGAGGCGCGGACGCGTTCGCCGCGCATCCTGAACGCGGCAGGGGAACGTCTCCCGTTTCCGTCGGAGTCCTTCGACCTGATCCTGAGTCACGAGGTGCTGGAGCATGTGCAGGACGACCGCGAGGCGGCGCGCGAGATGATCCGCGTGTTATATCCCGGCGGGCGGGCCGTGATCTTTTGTCCGAACCGGGGCTATCCTTTTGAGACGCATGGCATCTACTGGCGCGGACGGTACAAGTTCGGCAACATCCCGCTGGTGAATTACCTGCCGCGCGCCTGGCGCGACAGACTCGCGCCGCACGTGCGCGTCTATTCGCGCCGCGACCTGGAGAAACTGTTCACGGGACTGCCCGTCCGTTTCGTGGAACGCACGGTCGTCTTCGGCGCGTACGACAATATCATCGCGCGCTTCGGCGCGTTCGGGAAGTTCCTGCGCGGCGTTTTGCAGTTTTTGGAAAAGACGCCCCTGCGCGGGCTGGGACTGTCCCATTTTTGGGTGGTGGAGAAAATATAG
- a CDS encoding quinate 5-dehydrogenase produces MKRAVSISIGSSKRNKKVEVTLLGEQVSIERIGTDGDMEAAALKYKELDGQVDAFGVGGADLGAIVEGKFYPFHSVQKLVRYIEKTPVVDGGGLKNTLENKAPAFLEKKIKDYLDERGRKVMITVGVDRWGLSKSFVEAGYETVFCDLMFTLDVPIPLRSMSALRVLAAIMIPIVTRFPFEWLYPTGEKQNVRTPKWEKYYQWATVVAGDCLYIKRNMPDDMKGKVIVTNTTTPEDVELFRQCGVKYLLTTTPVMDGRSFGTNMMEAALVAVAGKGRALSWPELTEMLDRLGFEPQLQELN; encoded by the coding sequence ATGAAACGCGCGGTCAGCATCAGCATTGGATCGTCGAAGCGCAACAAGAAAGTGGAAGTGACGCTGCTCGGCGAACAGGTCAGCATTGAACGCATCGGCACGGACGGCGACATGGAAGCCGCCGCGCTCAAATACAAGGAACTCGACGGGCAAGTGGACGCCTTCGGCGTGGGCGGAGCCGACCTGGGCGCCATCGTGGAGGGGAAATTCTATCCCTTCCATTCCGTCCAAAAACTGGTGCGCTACATCGAAAAGACTCCCGTCGTGGACGGCGGCGGGTTGAAAAATACGCTCGAAAACAAAGCCCCCGCCTTCCTCGAAAAGAAGATCAAGGATTACCTCGACGAACGCGGACGCAAAGTGATGATCACCGTCGGCGTGGACCGCTGGGGACTCTCCAAATCCTTCGTCGAGGCGGGTTACGAAACCGTCTTCTGCGACCTGATGTTCACGCTCGACGTCCCGATTCCCCTCCGCTCCATGAGCGCGCTGCGCGTCCTCGCGGCCATCATGATCCCCATCGTGACGCGCTTCCCGTTCGAGTGGCTCTACCCGACGGGCGAAAAGCAGAACGTCCGCACGCCGAAATGGGAAAAGTACTATCAGTGGGCGACCGTCGTCGCGGGCGATTGTCTCTATATCAAACGCAACATGCCCGACGACATGAAGGGCAAGGTCATCGTGACAAACACCACCACGCCCGAAGACGTGGAACTCTTCCGTCAATGCGGCGTGAAATACCTCCTCACCACCACGCCCGTCATGGACGGACGCTCGTTCGGCACAAACATGATGGAAGCCGCGCTCGTCGCCGTGGCCGGCAAGGGACGCGCCCTCTCCTGGCCCGAATTGACCGAAATGCTCGACCGGCTCGGCTTCGAACCCCAGTTGCAGGAACTCAATTGA
- a CDS encoding N-acetyltransferase, RimJ/RimL family: protein MFEQPLLTDKVVLLRRFQPRDAEALYAATRESLDDLIPWMSWANPSYAGADVAEYLRVVADSWESGRYYAFAIADARDGTLLGAASLSHVHPVYSFCNLGYWIRSSRRGAGLAPRAARLAAKYAFERLGLLRVEIVVAVENAASLRAAEKSGARREGVLRDRMTVREKVHDAVMFSFIRADFGLPPL, encoded by the coding sequence ATGTTCGAACAACCCCTGCTCACCGACAAAGTCGTTTTGCTGCGCCGCTTCCAGCCGCGCGACGCGGAGGCGCTCTATGCCGCGACGCGCGAATCGCTGGACGATCTCATCCCGTGGATGTCGTGGGCGAATCCCTCCTACGCGGGCGCGGACGTGGCCGAATATCTCCGCGTCGTCGCGGACAGTTGGGAGAGCGGACGCTACTACGCCTTCGCCATCGCCGACGCGCGCGACGGGACGCTGCTCGGCGCGGCCAGTTTGAGTCACGTCCACCCCGTCTATAGTTTTTGCAACCTCGGTTACTGGATCCGCTCTTCGCGCCGCGGCGCCGGTCTCGCCCCGCGGGCGGCGCGTCTCGCCGCGAAGTACGCCTTCGAGCGTTTGGGACTCCTGCGCGTGGAGATCGTCGTCGCCGTCGAAAACGCGGCCAGCCTCAGGGCCGCGGAAAAGAGCGGAGCGCGCCGCGAGGGCGTCCTGCGCGACCGCATGACGGTGCGCGAAAAAGTCCACGACGCGGTCATGTTTTCCTTCATCCGCGCGGACTTCGGCCTCCCGCCGTTATAA
- a CDS encoding adenylosuccinate synthase, protein MSLNIVVGAQWGDEGKGRIVDYLAAGADYVARYNGGDNAGHTVTVGGKIFKLHLVPSGIVHPHTTAVMGNGMVVNPRTLLDEMTALRSAGVSIAPQRMHISPAAHLITPAHRALDNANEAARGSSRIGTTGRGIGPAYMDKAARRGLRMADLLAPDFAERLRAHLLDSNRALNLLSAPELEVEAEAESYLDATSRLALYIRDVALELALALKQGQTVLAEGAQGTLLDLDHGTYPFVTSSATVAPAALTGLGLGIAAAREARVLGVTKAFQTRVGSGPFVTELEGEMADRLRGTGANPWDEFGTTTGRPRRVGWLDGVLLRYAVRVNGLTDLIITKLDILSGLSKIQLCTGYIVNNALIHDLPGGADGLSACAPVYEEFPGWRADITRVRRWKDLPKNAQKYLERISALAETPIKSVSLGPEREQILEV, encoded by the coding sequence ATGTCTTTGAATATCGTCGTCGGCGCCCAGTGGGGCGATGAGGGGAAGGGGCGCATCGTGGATTACCTGGCCGCGGGGGCCGATTATGTGGCGCGCTACAACGGCGGCGACAACGCCGGGCATACCGTTACCGTGGGCGGAAAGATCTTCAAACTGCATCTCGTCCCTTCGGGCATTGTCCATCCGCACACCACCGCCGTGATGGGAAACGGCATGGTCGTCAACCCGCGCACGCTCCTCGATGAGATGACCGCCCTGCGCTCGGCGGGCGTGTCCATCGCTCCCCAGCGCATGCACATCTCGCCCGCTGCGCATCTCATCACGCCCGCCCACCGCGCATTGGATAACGCCAACGAAGCCGCGCGCGGCTCCAGCCGGATCGGCACAACGGGACGCGGCATCGGTCCCGCCTACATGGACAAGGCCGCGCGCCGCGGCCTGCGGATGGCCGACCTGCTCGCGCCAGACTTCGCCGAGCGGCTGCGCGCCCACCTGCTCGATTCCAACCGCGCCCTCAACCTGCTCTCCGCTCCCGAACTGGAGGTGGAAGCCGAGGCCGAATCCTACCTCGACGCGACCTCGCGCCTGGCCCTCTACATCCGCGATGTGGCGCTGGAACTCGCGCTGGCCCTCAAGCAGGGACAGACCGTCCTTGCCGAGGGCGCGCAGGGAACGCTGCTCGACCTCGACCACGGCACCTATCCGTTCGTGACGAGTTCCGCCACCGTCGCGCCCGCCGCGCTGACCGGGCTCGGGCTGGGAATCGCCGCGGCGCGCGAAGCGCGCGTGCTGGGCGTGACGAAAGCCTTCCAGACGCGCGTCGGCTCGGGGCCGTTCGTCACCGAACTGGAAGGGGAGATGGCCGACCGTCTGCGCGGCACCGGCGCCAACCCGTGGGATGAATTCGGGACGACGACCGGCCGTCCGCGCCGCGTGGGTTGGCTGGACGGCGTCCTGCTGCGCTACGCGGTGCGCGTCAACGGGCTGACCGACCTCATCATCACCAAATTGGACATTCTCTCCGGGCTGAGCAAGATCCAGCTTTGCACCGGTTATATCGTCAACAACGCGCTCATCCACGACCTGCCCGGCGGCGCGGACGGGCTTTCTGCCTGCGCCCCGGTCTACGAGGAATTCCCCGGCTGGCGGGCGGATATCACGAGGGTCCGCCGCTGGAAGGACCTGCCGAAGAACGCGCAAAAATACCTGGAACGCATCAGCGCGCTGGCTGAGACGCCGATCAAGTCGGTGTCGCTGGGTCCGGAGCGGGAACAGATATTGGAAGTGTAG
- a CDS encoding sugar or nucleoside kinase, ribokinase family, giving the protein MNPSFFVLVGQIRREYLLPPVGAPRLDSPGGNLLYAAGGLGVWEKRVGLVGRAGEDLPRQWLKDLASRGWDTRGIRIQQGALDQRAFIAYNENFEATRANPVGQFAQRGIPFPKALLGLRSDSQTAGAPPDPASPQLADLPTDYSDADAMHICPLELSTQRQFTDRLSGAMRVLTLDPPAAVMLPERQREARVLVHGLTAFLPSLEELASLFWGETRDPWEMAAAIGQWGCEFVIVKCGERGQLVYDAVSQRRWEVPAYPARLVDPTGAGDAFCGGFLAGYRKNFDPLEGALFGNVSASLAVEGSGPYHPLDAMRGLVEARLDALRETVRVV; this is encoded by the coding sequence ATGAATCCGTCCTTTTTTGTCCTGGTCGGCCAGATCCGACGCGAATACCTGCTCCCGCCCGTCGGCGCGCCCCGGCTCGATTCTCCCGGCGGAAACCTCCTCTACGCCGCCGGCGGGCTGGGCGTGTGGGAAAAGCGCGTCGGGCTGGTGGGACGCGCCGGAGAAGACCTGCCGCGCCAATGGCTGAAAGACCTGGCGAGCCGCGGCTGGGACACGCGCGGCATCCGCATCCAACAGGGCGCGCTCGACCAGCGCGCCTTCATCGCCTACAACGAAAACTTCGAGGCCACGCGCGCGAACCCAGTCGGACAATTCGCGCAGCGCGGGATTCCCTTCCCCAAAGCGCTGCTGGGACTCCGCTCCGACTCGCAGACGGCGGGCGCGCCGCCCGACCCGGCCTCGCCGCAGCTGGCCGACCTCCCGACCGATTACTCGGACGCCGACGCGATGCACATCTGCCCGTTGGAACTGTCCACACAGCGGCAGTTCACCGACCGGCTGAGCGGCGCGATGCGCGTCCTCACCCTCGACCCGCCCGCGGCGGTGATGCTCCCCGAACGTCAACGCGAAGCGCGCGTCCTCGTCCACGGGTTGACGGCCTTCCTGCCCTCGCTGGAGGAGCTCGCGTCCCTCTTCTGGGGCGAGACGCGCGACCCCTGGGAGATGGCCGCGGCCATCGGCCAGTGGGGCTGCGAATTCGTGATCGTCAAATGCGGCGAGCGCGGACAACTGGTCTACGACGCGGTGTCCCAACGCCGCTGGGAAGTTCCCGCCTACCCGGCACGTCTCGTGGACCCCACCGGCGCGGGCGACGCCTTCTGCGGCGGTTTTTTAGCGGGCTACCGTAAAAATTTCGACCCGCTCGAAGGCGCGCTGTTCGGCAACGTCTCGGCTTCGCTGGCGGTGGAGGGCTCCGGCCCGTACCATCCGCTCGACGCCATGCGCGGACTGGTCGAAGCGCGGCTGGACGCGCTACGAGAAACCGTCCGGGTTGTATGA
- a CDS encoding glycosyltransferase WbuB, translated as MKILLVNQVFVSFDEPGFTRHFEMAKYLRERGHEMVIVASDVNYQTGRRIVEHRGFIAEQEIEGVRVLRGFMLPSLHRNYFWRIVSFMGFMVSAVIASLRVRDADFVIGTSPPIFQAFAAWVAAFLLRKPFLFEVRDLWPQFAIDMQVIKNPLVIRLAYMVEKFLYRRAARILVNSPAYKAYIVGRGVPAEKIAFISYGADLAMFMPEADGSPVRRELGLDDKFVVLYAGAMGQANDVYTILRAAQRLRDDARIRFVLFGDGKENANLRAEAERLRLPNLTFAGAAPKTRMPSVVAAADVCLAILMDIPGFRMTYPNKVFDHMAAGRATVLVIDGVIREVIEASGGGVFVRPGDDAELARVLRELSNDPDRVRAMGRAARGYLVRHFDRRDKLAETLALFESVAKKETPQ; from the coding sequence ATGAAAATCCTTTTAGTCAACCAGGTCTTTGTCTCGTTTGACGAGCCGGGCTTCACCCGTCATTTCGAGATGGCGAAATACCTGCGCGAGCGCGGACACGAGATGGTTATCGTCGCCAGCGACGTGAACTACCAGACCGGCCGGCGCATCGTGGAGCATCGCGGCTTCATCGCCGAGCAGGAGATCGAGGGCGTGCGCGTCCTGCGCGGATTCATGCTGCCGTCACTGCACCGCAATTATTTCTGGCGCATCGTCTCGTTCATGGGATTCATGGTCAGCGCGGTGATCGCCTCGCTGCGCGTCCGCGACGCGGATTTCGTCATCGGCACTTCGCCGCCCATCTTCCAGGCCTTCGCGGCGTGGGTGGCGGCCTTCCTGCTGCGCAAACCCTTCCTGTTCGAAGTGCGCGATCTCTGGCCGCAGTTCGCCATTGACATGCAGGTCATCAAAAATCCGCTTGTGATCCGCCTCGCCTACATGGTGGAAAAATTTCTCTACCGCCGCGCGGCGCGCATCCTCGTCAACTCGCCCGCCTATAAAGCCTACATCGTCGGACGCGGCGTCCCTGCCGAAAAGATCGCCTTCATTTCCTACGGCGCCGACCTCGCGATGTTCATGCCCGAAGCGGACGGTTCCCCCGTCCGCCGCGAACTCGGCCTCGACGACAAGTTCGTCGTCCTCTACGCCGGCGCGATGGGACAGGCCAACGACGTCTACACCATTCTGCGCGCCGCCCAGCGCCTGCGCGACGACGCGCGCATCCGCTTCGTCCTGTTCGGCGACGGGAAGGAGAACGCCAATCTCCGCGCCGAAGCCGAGCGCCTGCGCCTCCCCAACCTGACCTTCGCGGGCGCGGCCCCCAAGACGCGGATGCCCTCCGTCGTCGCCGCCGCGGACGTGTGCCTCGCCATCCTGATGGACATCCCCGGCTTCCGCATGACGTATCCGAACAAGGTCTTCGACCACATGGCCGCGGGACGCGCCACCGTCCTCGTGATAGACGGCGTCATCCGCGAGGTCATCGAGGCCAGCGGCGGAGGCGTCTTCGTCCGGCCCGGCGACGACGCGGAACTGGCGCGCGTCCTGCGCGAACTGTCGAACGACCCCGACCGCGTCCGCGCCATGGGACGCGCGGCGCGCGGCTACCTCGTCCGTCACTTCGACCGCCGCGACAAACTCGCCGAGACGCTGGCGCTATTCGAGAGCGTCGCGAAAAAAGAGACTCCGCAATGA
- a CDS encoding inositol-3-phosphate synthase, with protein MSPKKVRVAVIGVGNCASSLVQGVEYYKNAKDNDVIPGIMHARLGGYHIRDVEFTLGIDVNITKVGKDLSDAIFAEPNNTYKFCDVPNLNVPVVRGMTHDGLGKYLSQIVVKAPGPTADIGKLLKETKTDVVVNFLPVGSEMATKWYVEQALEAGCAFVNGIPVFIASSEYWSKRFRDAKLPILGDDIKSQVGATIVHRALTTLFVDRGVRVDRTYQLNFGGNTDFLNMLERERLESKKISKTNAVTSMLPYKLDPDNVHVGPSDHVPWLTDRKWCYIRMEGTTFGDVPLNAEVKLEVWDSPNSAGVMIDAIRCAKLALDRGLSGPIVGPSSYFFKTPPKQFRDDVCREKVEAFIKGESDE; from the coding sequence ATGTCGCCAAAAAAAGTTCGCGTTGCCGTCATCGGAGTCGGCAATTGCGCCTCCTCGCTCGTGCAGGGAGTGGAATATTACAAGAACGCCAAAGACAACGACGTCATCCCCGGAATCATGCACGCCCGCCTGGGCGGATACCACATCCGCGACGTGGAATTCACCCTCGGCATTGACGTCAACATCACCAAGGTCGGCAAGGACCTCTCGGATGCCATCTTTGCCGAGCCGAACAACACCTACAAATTCTGCGACGTTCCGAACCTGAACGTCCCAGTCGTGCGCGGCATGACCCACGACGGCCTCGGAAAATACCTCTCGCAGATCGTCGTCAAGGCGCCCGGTCCAACGGCGGACATCGGAAAACTGCTCAAAGAGACGAAGACCGACGTGGTGGTCAACTTCCTGCCGGTCGGCTCCGAGATGGCGACGAAGTGGTACGTGGAACAGGCCCTGGAGGCCGGCTGCGCCTTCGTCAACGGTATCCCGGTCTTCATCGCCTCGTCCGAATACTGGTCGAAGCGCTTCCGCGACGCCAAACTCCCCATCCTCGGCGACGACATCAAATCGCAGGTCGGCGCGACCATCGTCCACCGCGCCCTCACCACCCTGTTCGTGGACCGCGGCGTGCGCGTGGACCGCACCTATCAACTGAACTTCGGCGGCAACACCGACTTCCTCAACATGCTCGAACGCGAACGCCTCGAAAGCAAGAAGATCTCCAAGACCAACGCGGTCACCTCGATGCTGCCCTACAAACTCGATCCCGATAACGTGCACGTCGGCCCCTCGGACCATGTGCCGTGGCTGACCGACCGCAAGTGGTGCTACATCCGCATGGAAGGCACCACCTTCGGCGACGTGCCTCTCAACGCCGAGGTTAAACTCGAAGTGTGGGACAGTCCCAACTCGGCGGGCGTGATGATAGACGCCATCCGCTGCGCCAAGCTTGCCCTCGACCGCGGCCTGAGCGGACCGATCGTCGGCCCCTCCTCCTACTTCTTCAAGACGCCGCCCAAACAATTCCGCGACGACGTCTGCCGCGAAAAAGTGGAAGCGTTCATCAAGGGAGAGAGCGACGAATAG